A genomic region of Pelodiscus sinensis isolate JC-2024 chromosome 1, ASM4963464v1, whole genome shotgun sequence contains the following coding sequences:
- the RHNO1 gene encoding RAD9, HUS1, RAD1-interacting nuclear orphan protein 1 yields the protein MPPKKKCIHQAHKTQLRFLETPIEGPTHHYGSPLPLAENPRRVSTKPLDQNASVSWVSPQFESTVSTGFKRCQKNRDDSRGFLHVGGVYRKHTVCKFPPLTFEAPHAHLNAGATECSHSSGNPENCGKTYHIQKQKGTAAKLTTLIDKPMSYRKRASQFPYQHAEPDVFSPPDVQTPDLSSVRSYGCSGALPERNNLSPNPHSGLDLSTDTTENLEPTAVLVKDTPEHEYGVKVMWRKRSRLMRYLREKGMLSPSDILVKNVSADSSQC from the exons ATGCCTCCAAAGAAGAAATGCATCCACCAGGCTCACAAGACACAACTGCGATTCCTTGAAACTCCAATAGAGGGGCCTACACATCACTATGGATCTCCATTGCCTTTGGCTGAGAACCCAAGACGTGTTTCTACCAAACCTCTTGACCAAAATGCTTCCGTCTCATGG GTGTCCCCACAGTTTGAAAGCACTGTGTCAACAGGCTTCAAGAGATGTCAGAAGAACCGGGATGACAGTCGTGGTTTCCTCCATGTGGGAGGAGTATATCGGAAACACACCGTCTGTAAATTTCCACCTTTAACGTTTGAGGCTCCACATGCACACCTCAACGCTGGAGCAACAGAGTGTTCACACTCTAGTGGTAATCCAGAGAACTGTGGAAAGACATACCATATCCAGAAACAGAAGGGCACTGCAGCAAAGCTCACTACCTTAATTGACAAGCCTATGAGCTATAGAAAAAGGGCCTCTCAGTTTCCTTACCAGCATGCCGAGCCAGATGTCTTCAGTCCACCAGATGTACAGACTCCAGACCTGTCTTCTGTGAGAAGCTATGGCTGCAGTGGTGCTTTGCCAGAGAGGAACAACCTCTCTCCAAATCCACACAGTGGCCTTGATCTCTCTACTGATACCACTGAGAACCTTGAACCAACAGCTGTACTAGTCAAGGATACCCCAGAGCATGAGTATGGAGTGAAGGTAATGTGGAGAAAACGGTCTCGCTTGATGAGATACCTaagggagaaggggatgttgagCCCAAGTGACATCCTAGTGAAAAATGTCAGTGCTGATTCTAGCCAGTGCTGA